One part of the Anopheles merus strain MAF chromosome 3L, AmerM5.1, whole genome shotgun sequence genome encodes these proteins:
- the LOC121600629 gene encoding protein regulator of cytokinesis 1-like, with amino-acid sequence MMESSSTAMDDDPFQKIHRQMQTICTAGFNRMRDLWDEMFDTNLCLAYAERLPDHMTAFFEEVYQESNQRRERFVDEIAELRQEALDLQRLLGEQQQGLPAGIESRPLFDQRSALDASLEQMRQKLSQRHEIIDEYLLEMETLCEELSEEPQTLSKDPLPTERELVEFRSYLDHLIAEKMQRQEDIGNLRRETKKLMSCLETIPITEEQQRLLNARKFPPTRENMHGLRMLHEEMAAQYESLKQHIDDTRRKLERLWQCLETDPAIVKKFEKLTSYTQTTFDKLFAEHDRCETLRRENMKSFVERTRLEIVEWWERCMKSEDERARFTTFHSQDYNEDMLKLHELELDSLKQFYGENEQIFQMVLQRQEMWDRMLALENKSNDPTRYNNRGGKLLEEEKERRRISCQLPKIEAKLLEVCKQYEEEHGRKFTVYGTPVQELIEQQWKQREESKHQISSARKKANGVLGVSTVGRTPNRVGDSMVKCSSIMSSNRSRLVTGGGSALKASLTPLVTASATKSGPWLKRKLATPTNNKMHAKRSLLRELNSPAAGVNRTETAKLSLAKVAPGKVPVIKVYDSKAGGSVAQKRRSRRKSQGKRRSTSVAKIPSVIISSAEGTILQESVCYEKIENFFENNVPNRSSVVPEKQRTRRITRLHQQRMVEPMKPLPSDTSLMEGEENVEPMPQLAPMLPPVPMSFSHSPAAAAGSLSMLARSPGVANSTSIGNTTRGGSRRLKPAAKNCPIIF; translated from the exons ATGATGGAGTCATCCTCAACCGCCATGGATGACGATCCATT CCAAAAGATACACCGTCAGATGCAGACCATCTGTACCGCCGGGTTCAATCGTATGCGCGATCTGTGGGACGAAATGTTCGACACCAACCTGTGTTTGGCCTATGCCGAGCGGCTGCCGGACCACATGACGGCGTTTTTCGAGGAGGTGTACCAGGAGAGCAACCAGCGCCGGGAGCGCTTTGTGGACGAAATAGCCGAGCTGAGGCAGGAGGCGCTGGATTTGCAGCGCTTGTTGGGCGAACAGCAGCAGGGTTTGCCGGCGGGGATCGAATCCCGCCCGCTGTTCGACCAGCGTTCCGCACTGGACGCGAGTCTCGAGCAGATGCGGCAAAAGCTAAGCCAGCGGCACGAAATCATCGACGAGTATTTGCTCGAGATGGAAACGCTGTGTGAAG AGCTCAGCGAAGAACCACAGACACTGTCGAAGGACCCACTGCCAACGGAGCGCGAACTGGTCGAGTTCCGCTCCTACCTGGACCATCTGATAGCGGAAAAGATGCAGCGCCAGGAGGACATTGGCAATCTGCGGCGAGAAACGAAGAAGCTGATGAGCTGCCTGGAAACGATCCCCATCACGGAGGAGCAACAGCGGCTGCTGAACGCGCGCAAGTTCCCACCGACGCGCGAAAACATGCACGGGCTGCGCATGCTGCACGAGGAGATGGCGGCGCAGTACGAAAGCTTGAAGCAGCACATCGACGATACGCGCCGCAAGCTCGAGCGGCTGTGGCAGTGCCTCGAAACCGATCCGGCCATCGTGAAAAAGTTCGAAAAGCTAACCTCCTACACGCAGACCACCTTCGACAAGCTGTTCGCCGAGCACGATCGGTGCGAAACGTTGCGGCGGGAAAACATGAAATCGTTCGTGGAGCGCACCCGGCTCGAAATCGTCGAATGGTGGGAACGGTGCATGAAGTCGGAGGACGAGCGTGCCCGGTTCACCACGTTCCACTCGCAGGACTACAACGAGGACATGCTGAAGCTGCACGAGCTCGAGCTGGACAGCTTGAAGCAGTTTTACGGCGAGAATGAGCAGATCTTCCAGATGGTGCTGCAGCGGCAGGAGATGTGGGACCGGATGCTGGCGCTCGAGAACAAATCGAACGACCCGACGCGCTACAACAACCGGGGCGGCAAGCTGCtggaggaggaaaaggagcGGCGACGCATCAGCTGCCAGCTGCCGAAAATTGAGGCCAAGCTGCTGGAGGTGTGCAAGCAGTACGAGGAGGAGCATGGGCGTAAGTTCACCGTGTACGGTACGCCGGTGCAGGAGCTGATCGAGCAGCAGTGGAAGCAGCGTGAGGAGAGCAAGCATCAAATATCGAGCGCACGGAAGAAGGCGAACGGCGTGCTGGGTGTGTCGACGGTCGGGCGCACCCCGAACCGGGTCGGCGATTCGATGGTCAAATGCTCCTCCATCATGAGCAGCAATCGGTCCCGGCTAGTGACCGGCGGTGGTTCGGCGCTAAAAGCATCGCTGACACCGTTGGTAACGGCATCGGCTACCAAATCAGGGCCCTGGCTGAAGCGCAAGCTGGCCACACCGACCAACAACAAGATGCACGCGAAACGCTCGCTGCTGCGAGAGCTAAACAGTCCGGCTGCGGGCGTAAATCGAACCGAGACGGCGAAGCTTAGCCTCGCGAAGGTTGCCCCCGGGAAGGTGCCGGTCATCAAGGTGTACGATAGCAAGGCGGGCGGATCGGTTGCACAGAAGCGG cGATCACGTCGGAAGTCACAGGGCAAACGGCGCAGCACTTCGGTCGCGAAGATCCCGTCCGTGATCATCAGCTCGGCGGAGGGCACCATCCTGCAGGAATCGGTTTGTTACGAAAAGATTGAG AACTTCTTCGAAAATAATGTCCCCAACCGGTCATCGGTGGTGCCGGAAAAGCAAAGAACGCGTCGCATCACACGCCTGCACCAGCAACGGATGGTGGAACCGATGAAACCGCTGCCATCCGATACCAGCTTGATGGAGGGGGAGGAAAACGTTGAGCCAATGCCACAGCTGGCCCCCATGCTGCCACCGGTACCGATGAGCTTCTCGCACTCacctgccgctgctgccggttCGTTGAGCATGCTGGCACGATCGCCCGGCGTGGCCAATTCAACCTCGATCGGCAATACTACGCGGGGTGGCTCCAGGCGACTGAAGCCGGCCGCTAAAAACTGTCCCATTATCTTCTAA